In one Heteronotia binoei isolate CCM8104 ecotype False Entrance Well chromosome 1, APGP_CSIRO_Hbin_v1, whole genome shotgun sequence genomic region, the following are encoded:
- the ZC3H6 gene encoding zinc finger CCCH domain-containing protein 6 — translation MAFESLFSKPPNPVLDQNMPDSDRQHAGDEREDGELEDGEIDDAGFEEDKEEQDAKVEDKQKNEKTHRKSRKKRKKEKEKKKSKRRRRDKHKHNSPSSDDSSDYSIESDAERSERPHKKGGGFYRDYDSSFLQHGHISGKYTSSQKTQHNKKSKSKDYEDYSTYSDDNFGYNEDEKEDFADQLKQYRQAKETSNADLEPPVLKEPVKKQGMKGIHKGATQTGNSYGMGRGRGIPKKLKRKDRGRGRGANKGPEEEIKPVKKWPTMSQAFINQHTVEHKGKQICKYFLEARCIKGDQCKFDHDAEIEKKKEICKFYIQGYCSKGEKCIYMHNEFPCKFYHTGAKCYHGDKCKFSHDPLTKEAKELLDKVLNTEEEPQNDDEKELEELRKRGIVPLPKPPPGVGLLPTPPEPFSFTEEDTESFQDPSGEFKKIPSLFEIVVKPTVDLAHKIGKTPPAFYNSTSPPGPEFEGNDAHMYNAESSPGHRVPSGLPGSPGHPCTGPAVPQSPPLQPVPPTFLGPQCQAGGPMHGQQGGPPLTPLGASYSCAAAQEHMANMPRDNHCPPGPPYQQIPSERQPNIGYENAANFYDNYYSHQAVHNFQTNNNTCDGTWHGEFTDHQPHHISSDSHNSGNEYESDCAPTAGHNSTINVPDFLPAMQKALFVRLSQKQQDDGERMSSQCQRTLSREEDDNVNWYSSSEEEEGSSVKSILKTLKKQSETFRNQSPEQQLRIMPTDPRLTKERGPGSQAVDPRLRSTSRSSARKLSESGTSDPRLARDPRILKSSEGSHTSSSASGAKLESHHTHPGVKVVQKGLDEDDEEVERELRERAFLIPLEPLPGVTIRDPRSQLRQFSHIKMDIVLSKPNFAKHIVWAPEDLLPVPLPKQDPVSSINLPLPPLIADQRFNQLRSIKSDPIPSDPRLAAKAKNNTNLANRSSSLDYSADSHPGSIANKLGDPRLQKNIDPRLHRLPSTDSHHGTMKDSLPPKTDPRLAKSSSGTSQSSEATNSKSDSDALPPYAPKLSSSSARMGTPSSILSGISLYDPRNHTSSDPSPLNSGENGENQKKGILKNAGQSEATLSEEQLSTKTSPNMEKNMEMFGEANADKVGNISKSQAKHSSAAPAVHNLPIQALSGLIRPQYSDQRQVRQPGQISLTQESDTSGESDDKSLKEVFKTFDPTASPFC, via the exons AGAAGATGGTGAACTTGAGGATGGTGAAATAGACGATGCTGGTTTtgaagaagataaggaagagcAAGATGCAAAAGTTGAAGATAAACAGAAAAATGAAAAAACACACAGAAAATCTCGAAAAAAacgcaaaaaagaaaaagaaaagaaaaaatcaaaaaggagaagaagagataAACACAAG CATAATTCCCCCTCTAGTGATGATAGCTCTGATTATAGCATTGAGTCTGATGCTGAACGTTCAGAAAGACCCCATAAGAAAGGAGGTGGTTTTTACAGAGATTATGATTCGTCATTTCTCCAG CATGGACATATTTCAGGAAAATACACATCTTCACAGAAGacacagcataataaaaagtcaAAAAGCAAGGACTATGAGGATTATAGCACATACAGCGATGATAATTTTGGCTACAATGAAGATGAAAAAGAGGATTTTGCTGACCAGTTAAAACAATATAGACAAGCTAAAGAAACATCAAATGCTGATTTAGAACCTCCAGTTTTGAAAGAACCAGTGAAAAAGCAAGGAATGAAAGGGATTCATAAAG GTGCTACACAGACTGGCAATAGCTATGGTATGGGTCGAGGCCGTGGTATTCCAAAAAAGTTGAAACGTAAAGATCGTGGAAGGGGAAGAGGTGCAAATAAAGGACCTGAAGAG GAAATAAAGCCAGTGAAGAAGTGGCCAACTATGAGTCAGGCATTCATAAACCAGCATACTGTGGAACACAAAGGAAAACAAATTTGTAAATATTTCTTAGAGGCACGATGCATTAAG GGAGACCAGTGTAAATTTGATCATGATGCAGAGAtagagaagaaaaaggaaatctGCAAATTTTACATACAGGGTTATTGTTCCAAAGGCGAGAAATGTATTTACATGCATAAT GAATTTCCTTGCAAGTTCTATCATACAGGAGCAAAGTGCTACCACGGTGATAAATGCAAATTTTCTCATGATCCGCTAACTAAAGAAGCAAAAGAACTACTTGATAAA GTACTGAATACTGAAGAAGAGCCGCAAAATGATGATGAgaaagaactggaagaacttaGGAAGAGAGGCATAGTTCCTCTTCCTAAGCCACCACCAGGAGTTGGACTTTTACCAACTCCACCTGAACCGTTTTCATTTACTGAGGAAGATACAGAAAGCTTTCAAGATCCCTCTGGTGAATTCAAGAAGATACCATCTCTCTTTGAGATTGTTGTGAAGCCTACTGTGGATTTAGCACACAAGATTGGAAAGAC CCCGCCAGCTTTCTATAACAGCACATCGCCACCAGGGCCAGAGTTTGAGGGGAATGATGCACATATGTACAATGCAGAATCAAGCCCAGGACATCGTGTACCATCAGGATTACCGGGTTCTCCTGGGCATCCCTGTACAGGTCcagcagtgccacagagtccacctttacAGCCAGTTCCTCCGACTTTCTTAGGGCCACAGTGTCAAGCTGGTGGACCTATGCATGGACAACAGGGTGGTCCTCCTTTAACACCGCTTGGTGCATCATACAGCTGTGCAGCTGCTCAAGAGCATATGGCTAACATGCCAAGAGACAATCATTGCCCACCTGGGCCACCGTATCAGCAAATACCTAGTGAAAGACAGCCAAATATCGGTTATGAAAATGCAGCCAATTTCTATGACAATTATTATTCACACCAGGCTGTGCATAACTTCCAGACAAATAATAACACCTGTG ATGGTACATGGCACGGAGAATTTACAGATCATCAGCCTCACCACATTTCTTCAGATTCACATAACAGTGGGAATGAATATGAATCAGACTGTGCCCCTACAGCAGGACATAATTCAACTATTAATGTACCAGATTTTCTTCCTGCAATGCAGAAAGCCCTTTTTGTAAGGCTTAGTCAAAAACAGCAAGATGATGGAGAAAGGATGAGCAGTCAGTGTCAAAGGACGCTGAGTAGAGAAGAAG ATGATAACGTAAACTGGTATTCcagtagtgaagaagaagaaggaagcagtgtTAAGTCAATACTAAAAACCTTAAAGAAACAAAGCGAGACCTTTAGGAATCAGTCCCCAGAACAACAGTTGCGTATTATGCCTACTGACCCAAGACTTACTAAAGAGAGAGGTCCAGGAAGTCAGGCTGTTGATCCCAGGCTGAGATCAACTTCAAGATCAAGTGCCAGGAAACTTTCGGAGTCAGGAACTTCGGACCCAAGGCTTGCACGAGACCCTAGAATCTTAAAGAGTAGTGAAGGCAGTCATACAAGTTCATCTGCTAGTGGAGCAAAGCTGGAATCGCATCACACACATCCTGGTGTCAAGGTCGTGCAAAAAGGCctggatgaagatgatgaagaagtagaacgagaactgagagagagagccttTCTAATACCATTGGAACCTTTACCTGGTGTAACAATACGAGATCCAAGATCACAGCTTAGACAATTCAGCCACATTAAAATGGATATTGTCCTGAGCAAACCCAACTTTGCTAAGCATATTGTATGGGCACCTGAAGATTTACTACCAGTACCTTTGCCGAAGCAAGATCCAGTATCTTCAATCAACTTACCCcttcctccacttatagctgacCAGAGATTTAATCAGTTACGCAGTATCAAAAGTGATCCCATCCCATCTGACCCAAGACTAGCAGCAAAAGCGAAAAATAACACAAATTTAGCAAATAGAAGTAGCTCATTGGACTACTCTGCAGATTCACATCCTGGTAGCATTGCAAACAAGCTAGGAGATCCTCGCTTGCAGAAAAATATTGATCCCAGACTTCACAGGCTGCCTAGTACAGACTCTCACCATGGTACAATGAAAGATTCTCTGCCTCCAAAAACAGACCCCAGGTTAGCAAAATCTAGCAGTGGTACATCACAGTCCTCAGAAGCCACAAATTCTAAATCTGACTCTGATGCATTGCCTCCATATGCACCTAAGCTATCGTCTTCTAGTGCTAGAATGGGCACCCCTAGCTCAATACTTAGCGGCATTAGTTTGTATGATCCTAGAAATCATACTTCTTCTGACCCCTCTCCACTTAATTCAGGGGAAAATGGAGAAAATCAGAAAAAGGGTATTTTGAAAAATGCTGGCCAAAGTGAAGCTACTCTCTCAGAAGAACAGTTGTCTACAAAAACATCACCAAACATGGAAAAAAATATGGAAATGTTTGGAGAAGCCAATGCAGACAAAGTGGGTAATATCAGTAAATCTCAGGCAAAGCACTCCAGTGCTGCTCCAGCAGTGCACAATCTTCCTATCCAAGCTTTATCAGGGTTAATCAGACCACAGTACAGTGATCAGAGGCAAGTGAGGCAGCCTGGGCAGATCAGTCTGACACAGGAGAGTGAtacaagtggggaatcagacGACAAATCCCTAAAGGAGGTTTTCAAGACATTCGATCCAACAGCTTCACCTTTTTGTTAG